DNA from Chloracidobacterium sp.:
GCGATCGCCCGCAACTTTTTGTAAAGCTCGGCCTTGCAGAAGTAGCACCTGTTCGAGGCGTTTGCCTTATATTCCGCCGTTTCGATCTCTGCCGTCTCGACGGTCTCGAATTTCAGCCCATAGCGACGTGCAAAGCCGATCGCTTCAGACCTCTGATGCCTCGATACACTCGGCGATAACCCCAAAACACAGACCGCATTGGAACCCAATTCCTGATTTGCAATATGCGCGAGATACGAACTATCTACCCCACCGGAAAACGCGATCAGAACCGTCTGCATCGAACGAAGCATGGTTCGGAGTTTGATCTCTTTTTCAGATAGTCTTGGATCTATCGCAACTGACGACCCGATCGGCAGGTATGGCATCGTGTTCTCGAAGGCTTTCTGATCGGCGTTAGTCACATCGCAAAATCAAAATCTTAACTTAGCGGTTTACGATAGGCAACCGTATCGAATCGAAATCGACGTTTCGTCGAACAAAGTGAATTTCGTAGGAAAATTCAGAACCGAATGGTATGATTGAGCATTCTCTATGAGTTTTTTTCGTGTAGTCTTCCAACTGCGAAATTGTCGTCCGATCCTTTGGTGCGTCGCGGTCGTTTCTCTGGTTTTGGCCGCGAACGGCCCCCGGGCATTCGGACAAGAGAATGGCAGTACGGACAGTGACGCCGTCGCGCTTTTCAATCGTGGGCAGGACCTTCATGAAAAAGGCGACCTGAAGGGTGCGATCGACCTTTACCGTCAGACACTAAAACTCCTTCCTGAATTCCCCGAGGCTGAGCTACAGCTAGGAAACGCTTATTTGGCTCAAGGAAATTTTGAAGAAGCCGAGTCTGCATTTCGCCGATCGGTCGAACTCAGAGAGGATTGGACTCTCGCTTTGGCGTGCCTTGGTTCGATTCTCGTCACAAATGCAAAATTCGCGGAAGCCGAGCCGATACTACTAAAGGCGATCAAACTCGATGAACTCAATTTCCCGGCGTACGCTGCGATCACCGAATTGCGGATCGCAACTAATGCATCAAAGCCGGTCCTTCGTGATCTGCTAAATGCAGTTTCATCCTTGACCGAGAAAGCAAAACCAACGGCCGCAATTTGGGCATCTCGCGGTGCATTGGAGAATGCGCTCGGCGATCATTCCGCTGCATTTTCCAGCGCACTAAGGGCGCTGCAGGTCGATCGCGAAAGCACGTCCGCCATGACGGTCGCTGCGGCGGCTTCGCTCGCACTTGGCGATCCAACCCGTGCAGAAGAATACGTCGCCCGCATCGAAGCCGCCGGCCGTAGAAGCGGCACGACCCAATTGCTTCGGGCTCAGATCTTGGCCGCGTCAGGTAAGACCGATGATGCTGTGGCTCTGATCGACGCGATGCCTTCTAAGTCAAAAGCAGCGGTCGAGTTTCGCGAACGGCTGAGGGTCGAGGCGACCGAAAACCCCGCCGATCTTGAAAAACTACTGGTCGCGGATCCGACCGATGCCGCAGTTCTTGGGCGTCTATGTAATCTGTATCGCGCGAGTTCGCCGGCAAAAGCGATGCAGTATTGCCGTTCCGCCTACGAACGAGAGCCGAGTAATATATCCCATGCGATCGGTTTCGCCGGGGCGTTGGTTCAAGCCAAACTCTATCTTCAGGCGATTGACCTTCTTCGCGAGATATCCAAAACGTCGCCCGACAATTCGACGGTCCGAGCCAATCTTGCGACCGCGTTATTTCAGTTGAAGCGATACCCCGAAGCGAAAGGGGAATTCCGATGGCTGATCGAGCACCAACCGAATCTGACCACGGCCTACTATTTTTTGGCGGTTTCGCATGACCACCTGAATGAATATCTTGACGCGATGGCGAATTATCAGGAGTATTTACGCCGTGCCGACCCGGTAAAAGATGCTCTTGAAATAGACCGTATCAGACTTCGATTGCCGACTCTCCAGCGGCAGTTAGATTCAAGAAAGGGAAAGTGAGAACAAGCAGCTACTATCAATTGCGCGAAATCGTATTGTCTCCGGTACGTGGAAAGCAGCGTAAAAGCGGCCGCTATGCCGTATTCGTTCTTTCAGCATCGGTTTTATTCGTTTCTGCGTTTCAGTTAAATGCCCAGACACCAGCCGAGATCGACACGGCGCCACCTCCGTTGAAGGTCATC
Protein-coding regions in this window:
- a CDS encoding tetratricopeptide repeat protein, which encodes MSFFRVVFQLRNCRPILWCVAVVSLVLAANGPRAFGQENGSTDSDAVALFNRGQDLHEKGDLKGAIDLYRQTLKLLPEFPEAELQLGNAYLAQGNFEEAESAFRRSVELREDWTLALACLGSILVTNAKFAEAEPILLKAIKLDELNFPAYAAITELRIATNASKPVLRDLLNAVSSLTEKAKPTAAIWASRGALENALGDHSAAFSSALRALQVDRESTSAMTVAAAASLALGDPTRAEEYVARIEAAGRRSGTTQLLRAQILAASGKTDDAVALIDAMPSKSKAAVEFRERLRVEATENPADLEKLLVADPTDAAVLGRLCNLYRASSPAKAMQYCRSAYEREPSNISHAIGFAGALVQAKLYLQAIDLLREISKTSPDNSTVRANLATALFQLKRYPEAKGEFRWLIEHQPNLTTAYYFLAVSHDHLNEYLDAMANYQEYLRRADPVKDALEIDRIRLRLPTLQRQLDSRKGK